The DNA window CCAGAGTTTTTTAAGGAGCGCGTAGGTTGGATTAAACGAAAGTGAAACCCAAAAGTCATCCGGTTTTCTGGTGGAACCAGTCCAGGGTTTGGCGGATAGCCTGGCGGTGGGGAGTCGGGTTGGCGACAAACGCCCTCTCGAACTTGCCGTGGTCCACAATGAACGCCTCCTCAAACTCGTACAGCATTTCTTTCATTTCACGTAATACTGGTACAAACAAAGCCAGGATAGAGACCATCACCTTCGGCATCACGCTGACCTTGAATGGTGTCCCTGCTTCCTCGAATACCAGTTCAAGGAATTGGCGCGTAGTCAGTGTCTCGGCGTTGGGAATGTGCCAGACTTCACCCAATGCTTCGTCGTGTTCTCCAAGCGTCACTAGTCCTCTGCCAAAGTCCTCAATGTAAGTGTAGGTATGCGGCATATCCAGATTGCCAAACACACTGGCAGCTTTTCCTGACAGCGCCTGGGGGAACACCCGCTCTCCGACGGCAGTGACCAGCGCACCCGGCCCGTAGAAGTCGGAACCGCG is part of the Anaerolineae bacterium genome and encodes:
- a CDS encoding NAD-dependent epimerase/dehydratase family protein, with the translated sequence MSINSELHVVFGAGPLGLAVMRELVACGKPVRMVNRRGQAKVPAGVAVVQADASDPASARQACKEASVVYNCIGVDYTKWVELWPAIMDGIIAGAASANAKLVFGDNLYMYGPVSGPMTEDLPYVATTRKGRVRAQIATTLMEAHTSGKVRATIGRGSDFYGPGALVTAVGERVFPQALSGKAASVFGNLDMPHTYTYIEDFGRGLVTLGEHDEALGEVWHIPNAETLTTRQFLELVFEEAGTPFKVSVMPKVMVSILALFVPVLREMKEMLYEFEEAFIVDHGKFERAFVANPTPHRQAIRQTLDWFHQKTG